From Pseudomonas poae, the proteins below share one genomic window:
- a CDS encoding peptidylprolyl isomerase: MLKKIAFFAGSFLFAANLMAATAAAPAKPAAAAKSNAPHVLISTTNGDIEIELDPVKAPISTKNFLAYVDKGFYTNTIFHRVIPGFMVQGGGFTQSMSQKPTDAPIKNEASNGLHNVRGTLSMARTNDPNSATSQFFINVADNAFLDPGRDAGYAVFAKVVKGMDVVDVIVNSRTTTKQGMQNVPIDPVYIKSAKRID; encoded by the coding sequence ATGCTGAAAAAAATCGCCTTCTTTGCCGGCTCCTTTCTGTTCGCTGCCAACCTGATGGCCGCCACGGCAGCCGCACCGGCCAAACCTGCTGCAGCGGCCAAGTCCAACGCGCCACACGTCCTGATCAGCACCACCAATGGCGACATTGAAATCGAACTGGACCCGGTCAAGGCGCCGATCAGCACCAAGAACTTCCTGGCGTATGTCGACAAGGGTTTTTACACCAACACGATTTTCCACCGCGTGATCCCGGGTTTCATGGTGCAGGGTGGCGGGTTCACCCAGTCGATGTCACAAAAACCTACCGACGCACCGATCAAGAACGAAGCCAGCAATGGCCTGCATAACGTACGTGGCACCTTATCGATGGCGCGCACTAATGACCCGAACTCGGCCACCAGCCAGTTCTTCATCAACGTGGCCGACAATGCCTTCCTCGACCCGGGCCGCGATGCCGGTTACGCCGTATTCGCCAAGGTGGTCAAGGGCATGGACGTGGTGGATGTGATCGTCAACTCGCGGACCACCACCAAGCAAGGCATGCAGAACGTGCCAATCGATCCTGTGTACATCAAGTCGGCCAAGCGCATCGACTGA